ACGAGACCGGCCGCTGCTCGTCGATGCCCATGAAGTAGCGGTGCACGCTGATGTGCTCGAGCAGCGACGGGTAGCGCAGCGGCTCGGTCAGGCGCAGGTCGGCGCCGGGCCTGAGCTGGTCGATGCCCGTCTCCTCGAGGAACGCGGCGTAGCTCCCGGCCAGGGCTATCGCCTCGGCGTCGGCGTCGGGCCCGAGCGGCACGCGGCTGTAGACCGGGGTGACGTAGGCGTTGATCGTCCTGGCACCCAGTTGACGCGCGACCGAGACGCGGTGGTTGCCGTCCTTGACGAAGTAGGCGTCGCCGATGCGGTAGAGCTCCACGGGCGGCACGCCCTCCATGCCGGTCATCGCCAGGCGCACGCCCACCCACCGGCCCTTGTCCTCGTCGACGAGGGGCAGGAACTCGCGCGTGAAGTCCTGGTAGCGCCCGACCGAGCCGACTATGGCGTCGAGCGGCACGTCCTGGAGCGTCGCGCCGGAGCCCTCGACGGCGTGGAGGCGGCGCCTCACCTCGTCGTAGGGCAGGAGCTGGGCGTCGGACGTGCCGAGGAGCTTGGCCACCACGGACCGCAGAGCCGCGCGGCGCCTGGCGCGCTGGAAGTCGGATGCCGCGGAGGCGCGCGTCTCGGTACCGTCCGCCATGCCCACCATGGTCTCACGAGGGACGCCGCCCGTGCTCGCGGGGCGTTAGCTTGCTCCATGGCGCCGCCGCGGCGCCCGGAGGAACATGCGCGTAGAGGTCTTCTCCGACATCGCCTGCCCCTGGTGCTACATCGGCAAGACGCGCTTCGAGCGGGCGCTCGAGCGCTACGAGCACGCCGGCGAGGTGGAGGTCGTGTGGCGGTCGTTCCAGCTCACGCCCGACGCCCCCGTCTCCGACCCCGGCCTCACGGTCGACCACCTGGCGGAGAAGTACGGCGTCTCGCGCGACGGGGCGCTGGCGATGATGGAGAGGGCGACCAGGGAGGCCGCCTCCGAGGGCCTGGAGTTCCACCTCGACGTCGCCCTGACCGCGAACACGTTCGACGCCCACCGCGTGACCCACCTCGCCGCCGCGCGGGGCCTGGTCCGCGAGGTCATGGAGCGACTCATGCGCGCCTACCAGTCCGAGGGCGCGAACGTCGCCGACCGCGAGACGCTCGTGCGCCTCGCCGCCGAGGCCGGCCTGCCGGCGGACGACGTGCGCGACGCGCTCGCGTCGGGCGCCTACGCCGACGCGGTGCTCGCCGACCTCGACCTCGCCCGCCGCTACGGCGTCACCGGCGTGCCGTTCTTCGTCTTCGACGCCTCCGCCGCCGTCTCCGGCGCCCAGCCCACCGAGCTGTTCCTCGCCGCGCTGCGGCAGCTCGGCCCGCAGCGCCGGCCGCCGCGAGTCGTCGCGGACGCGGAGGACGCCGCCTGCGGGCCGGAAGGCTGCTGAACGCCGCAGCGGCGGCCAGCCGGGGCCCTCTGCTATACTCCGGCCGACATGGCGCTGCGGATGATGCACTCCAGCCCCGTGACGGGCTGAGCCGACGCTCAGCACCGCGCGGGGCGCCGTGCTCACAGCCGGCGCCCTTCTTCTTGTCGCGAGGAGGGCGCGGCCCGCTCAGCTAAGGAGCCGCATGGTGGACGAAGGCACGCCCCAGAACCGCATCGTGCTCGACAGGCCCGAGGACCTCACGGTCGCCGCCCCGGGCGAGCAGGACGAGCCGGAGAGCGTCCCGGAGCCGGAGCCCGAGGCCCGGGCGCTGGAGCGCGGCACCTACT
Above is a genomic segment from Trueperaceae bacterium containing:
- a CDS encoding DsbA family oxidoreductase, which produces MRVEVFSDIACPWCYIGKTRFERALERYEHAGEVEVVWRSFQLTPDAPVSDPGLTVDHLAEKYGVSRDGALAMMERATREAASEGLEFHLDVALTANTFDAHRVTHLAAARGLVREVMERLMRAYQSEGANVADRETLVRLAAEAGLPADDVRDALASGAYADAVLADLDLARRYGVTGVPFFVFDASAAVSGAQPTELFLAALRQLGPQRRPPRVVADAEDAACGPEGC